gGGCACGTCGTCAGACGAAGAGCTTCCCGTTCCTCAATCAAGGCCGAAAGAGGAACTGATGTCGGGTGAAGAACAAGACCAAGCAGAGCAAGCAAATGGAGAAACGGGAAACAAGGCAACGCTGAAGGTAGAGGGAGAATCGAGTGGCACCGACGAGGAGGCGACCCCGCAGGAGGGACCGTCAGAATCAGCAGAACCTCAACGGGAAAGCAAAAATGGGATGAATACGCAACTAGCAGCAGCAGAGCCATACGACAACGGGGAGGCTGACGGCCAGCAGCAGGATGCTTCTTTCCAGTTGTTGGAAAACAGTGAAGAGGGCACAGGACAGAGTGAGTCAGGGGATACGGCTAACTCCGCCAAAGAAGGTCCGTCTGACGGAACAGAACCAGTAAGTGACAAGGAGTTTTACGCGGCGTCTGGCGACGCCGATCACCAGGAAGACTATGAGCTACAAAAGCTACTGTCCTCTAGCGAGGAAACAGGGACACGCCGTGCTGACGACGAAGGTGTCCCACCgcacgaagaagcggagaaaccGGATGAAGATTCCTCTGTGCAAAATTATGCACTAGGTGTGGAAGAAAAGGATGAGGGCGCGCTTCAGAGCGTCACGAAGCCTCAAGAAAGCCTTACTGAAGACGACAACAACTTACAATTTGAtcaggaagcgacagaaccATCATAACAGCTGCCGGGCATGTCAACTAACAACACAGCAGATGTCTGATTCTAGCGGATCCGAGCCGAAACAAACGCAAACCGCTTTCTGGAGTGCAATTGTTTTTGTCTTAATGCCGTCTGTCGTGGCGAAAAATGTATCCTTGCACAGTTTTGTCGCTGCAAAGAGAACGTGGAAAAAGCATGGTTCCGCGGTCTGCAATAGTGGTTTTCTCCATGATGCTCACCAGACTTTGCTACTAAACGAGTTATAATTCTTCGACGCAGTTTCTCCGCGCCCGTCACGTATGCAGCCGCAATGAAATCTGTGACCTCCTAGTTGCCGAAGCTCCTCTTTTCAAAAAAGCAGGTCATTCTTTGCCGTTAATATCCTCTTGATTTATTCACATTTAGAAAATATAAAATTCGGCCGTGCCCTAGAGTACCCGTCACCTACGCCCGCTACCACCTTAGTCAGATCACCTCATGCATGCTTTTGCATCGTAACCGTAGGTCTGGTGAACATTGTGCCAGTGCGATTTTTACGTAGTCCTTTTGTAGCTGAGAGATCTACAGATTGTCAAAAATTGACTGTTTCAGGAGAAGGCTAGCCTTGATTCATCGGCCTCATACGCCTTAGAAAATACAAAAACGGAAGCGTTCATTGGTTGACCGCAGAGACTCAAATGTACACAAAAGTGCCGCAACACTACACCCACAGCAACTGAAGGtacagaagacgcagcgtGCGTTATTACAGTGTTTTGGAAAAGTTCATACTCTTCGTACATTTGATCGCTCTGCACGTAAACGACTGAGGAAATCTCCCAGGTCctgaaggtggagaagggaTCCCCCACCGATCGGCTTGAGCCTCACGTGCCTACTGGCATGAAACTACGTTTCCATGTGTGCATTCACGAGTCGAAGCAACCGACAATTTTCGGTTTGCCTTCTAGCATTCACTGGGGATGTCCCCTCCTGTCTACGAGGGGATGACTGGACGGACTCTTTGCCGTTCCCCGTTACGTGTAGACGGTCTTCTACACAGGCTCTGATATCGTGAAGCACTTCCTCTGAAGTGTGGTAGAttctgcctcttttttcAGGAACACCTGACTCCAAAAAGTACTCCCACGCGCTCATgtttccgccttctcggccTGACACAAACTCTGAACGAAAAAGACAATTGAAATTGGTGCCGACGCGTCATTTACAAGAACTGATGTTCCACTCTATGGAGAGACTGGAACTTGAGCAGTCCAAGTCAAGATTCACAGGGTTTTTCGCCACAttccatcttctctcttccacgtGAGTACGTCTTAATTGATTAGCAGCGCATGACTGCGTTATTCTTCGCAAATGGCAGTGCTGGTTCTCCTTTGTGTTTGCGAAAACCAATTCCTTACTCAGCAGTTCTTCCCGCGCACGCTTACCCTTGAAGGCTTGCTTTAATCGCTCTCGAAAGTCCATAGACACCTACGAGAAAACAGACTTGGAGTTCAGGAAAAATGTCCACGCCCACAGGTTTCCTGGGTCCCCAAAATCTCCCGCATGTCTACCGCGTATAACAGCTTCTACAGATTGATGCGACTTCACTCTCCATCCATACTCTCCCATCTTTGAGGCTTGTTTACCTATCAGATGGACCACTCCACCCCAGCTTGACGCTCCAAAATGGAGCGGGTACTTTGCGTCTACATGATACAACCGAGTACCAACTTaaatgcacagatggacataatTCCTGTACGGAAAAAAACGTCACGTACACACAAACCGTGCAAGGATGAATTGTGTGTCCCTCCGTGCGCCTTCAAGCTCCACGGATGACTTTCAGCAGAAGAGTGATCCCTTCGTCAGCTCTCGCGAGAGTTGAGACCACTGATGGCGACTGGAGTGCTTGATGCTACATCTCAGAAGGATCTTTCCTTCTGAGCTGTCTAGGGAAAGATCTCTCGCAGCCCCCGCGACTCTCACCATGCCGAACTGCAGAATATTTTCGGGCTGCCTGCTCCTCCAGAATTGGCAAAACTTGGTGAAGACGGCGGCATACAGGACAAAAAACACCTCGGGCACGGCCAAGGCGTCGACTGTTTCTGCTGGTTTCTCCATGTCCTGCGTGAGGTCTTCACTCGCTGCATGTGCGTCAGACTGCTTGGTCAGCGAGTAGAACTTCGAGGTCTTTGACACTTTTTCAAATGCACTGTCTGCGGCGAAGCTTGTCTCATCGCATGCAAAGAGAAATACgtcgagaagacgacgatCCATCATGTCGAGAAGCCACCCGACGACATTGATGCCTGCAATAAAATGCATTGTGTGTTTCAgcgacacacacaaaaaacacaGTGCCTGTTCTCTACCTGCTAGATGAACCCCGAAGAGGCGACCGGGAAAAACAAGGAATACGAGATCGCGTTAGTTCGTATGATCCGCGACCTAGAACTGCATAAGTCAgatcgaataaacagagacaggataGTTCCTAGGATGCTGAATACGAGTCTCGCCTCTGTGGTCTACATAGAGGCTTAGCGATCTCGTTTTTCGACCACTGAAAGAGAACATGCCATACACTTGAGACAGTCCATTTTCTGCAATGCGTACTGGGCGGTTTCCCGGAGCCCCGCTCGCCTGTACTTTTTGTCACCTCTGTGTTAACCGTATGAAACAGATGGGTGTCCAGCGTCTCCTTGAACGCGTTAAGCGAATCCCTCTACGTTTACAAGGTTCAGTTCTGGTGCAGTTTCTGGCGCCAGAAAAAGAGTCGTAGACACTCGGTTAGAAACAGCGAATACTAGGCATTTCCCAGGCCGTAGAATGCTCTGTTCTGGAAAGGTTGAAAGCATACATTCAGCTGTTGCGCGAGCCTGCAGCCTCAGGCACATCGTGCGACTCACTTGTGGCAGCGAAGGGCATCCAAAACTGTTCATCGTGGCTGTCTTGGAGAAGCCGCTGTGCCACCTCAGGAAACCGCTGAccaagaaaaagcagacagtCTGCCCCTAGACAGCCTGCTCCCCGGAAATCGTGCAGCGGATGCTGAAAGCCCAGCTCTCCCCAGGAAGACTCCTGCCCTTCGAAGGAGGCCTCCACAGAGCTAGACAAACGGGAGCTTTCGACCTTGTCTGTTGAAGGCATTGAGCTGACACTTTTCCAGTCCTTCCCTGGCAGCGCGGCTCGCGCGGGCTCCGAAGAAGAGccacgaggagacactgagTTCTCTGATTGCGACAAGCACACAAGGCCTCTTTCTCCAGAACAGACTGCGGCTGAGGTCGGCACATGAGTCTCGAAGCTTGGAAACGCACAACTGGGGGACGAGGAGTAAAGTACAGTCGTTGACGACGAGCAGgcgtggagagacgaggactTCGTGCTTGACACTTGGCGCCTTCTCTCAGGTTTCCCCACAAACGAGGAGCAGCAGTGAAATGAAGGAGGTAGAGGTTTCTCGAAGAACAAACGCCAGATGTGCTCCAGCCGCTGCCACAAGCACAGGACAAATACAAAGAACGCAGACAGGGACAAAAACATCTCAGTTTCTTGGCAGCGGCAAAACTGGATAGGACCACTGACTCTCTCAGGCACAGCCCCACAGAAGCAGCGGTACGTACCGGGGGACGGAGCCCGAGCACTCAGTCCTCATCCACCCTTCCTTCTGTACTTCTCTTGGGAGACTCCTGGCTCCACGTCTCCGAGAACGTCAGAAAAGAGCGCGAGGTCAGCGTGAGCAGCAACAGCTTGCCCTGtaaagagagcgaaggtcGGAGGAAAACAGCAAACGAGTATGAGGCTTCTGGTCCAGCCAGTCGCCCTTTTCGCTGAAACCTACTCTGTGGCTCTCGGAGCAAGTTGGATCGAAGTGCTCGCTCGCGCGTGCCTTGATGGAAACTGCTGCTTCTTGTTTCCGTCGGATCCTTCGCAGAATGTCCACGAGATGCTCGCGATGAGCAGGCGACCGCACCGAGCACTCGGCGCAGATAAGTTGACACAAATCCTCCACTGGCAGGGTCGAGCTGTAAAGCCCGGCCTCGATGCCCTGCGAGAAACCAACACGGATACAAGAAAAAAGCACAACTCGTCTTCCCCAACTCGCTGTGGGGACTCCGGAAAAGTGAGCTGAAGCATGCCACAGGTTTCCGTCCTTTTTCACCACGGTACGACAAGTGTGCTTCGCGTACGAAGCGCGCCGTTTCCCGGTACGCGTAGGACAGCCCCTCCCAGCTTATCTGCGAGATTCCGGTGTCAGATACAGACGAACAGAGACATCGATACATATAAATTGATAAATAGGTCCAAAAACGGTAGAGGGATcgatacacatatatatacgaacGTGGATATTTGAGCGAAGGGGTAGAGATATTTGTGTTTGTGTCGAAGATAGAAACGCGTCCGCGCGGACACGAGCAATCGCAGTTGCTGTTCAGAGCCACATGCGGTGCCAGCACCCAGCTATGAATTGCATCAACGCAAAATaccaactgcatgcgcatgcaacatACTGTTGACGACGAACGCGTCCTGAGGAACTCTTCTATCTCAACCAACTGTCGAGCGAGGGCTAGCCTGCAGGTTTCCGGGCCGTCTGAGGGTGACTCGCATGGCACAGTTTTGTCGGTCAAGGCAGAAGGTTTGTGAcccgcagaaaagaaaggataTCGGCTGAGAAGAAGCTCCAGCTCAGACATGCCTGAAAAGAAATGGAAACGCGCAACTTCCGGAAACGTGTGCCTGGCTCAAGAGTCACTCATCAATGCACAAGACTCAGCCGAATGCTTTCCCCCGTTTCTTGACTGTATGCAGGGATCTGTGTCACTCGAAAGCCGACGCTTCTTCTACTTCGTGTAAAGAACATTTCGGCACCACATCACCTCAAATGTCTGCGTTATTAAGTTAATCCCTCGCGCGTTCAATCTGCCACCTTTGTACCGCCAAGAAACTTTCAACAGGACGTGGATCCGCACTGGTGTTCATCATGGAAACTTGCAACAGCTCGCTTTCTTGAAAACCCACGCCATTTCAAAGATAGACTCTCGCAGGCAGTATCGATTGAAACGTCTCAGCGTCTTCGGTAGGGACCTTAGTTCTCCGAGCACGTACCCGTAATCAGAGACATAACGACGTTGACCACCACCATGTACAGCCGCCGCACAAACGCGCGCAGGGACgcgacgacagagacaaaaTCCATCTCGCCAACGCATGGGAGATTTTGTGTTGATGAAGACCGACGCCGGATCGGGACCTCGAGAAAACGAATTTTTTCAAGTCGACGGAACACGGCGAAACGCCACGGGGGCGACGCCAAAACGACACCACGGCTTTATACCAGGTGGTACAGAGTATCAAACCCGATACGAATGAACTGAATTGCCGGAAAACATATTCAATCGAGTCCCCGGAGTGTCGCGACTGCGAGCTATCACCGATTTCAACGAAGCACTagggaaacgcatgcatttccGCAGAGCTCGCTAGAGAGAAGCTGCATGCTAAGTTCTCACAATGCGATCGCAAGAGCAAACATTCAGTCTGAAGAGCCAACATGGGGCAGAGTCGGACAAACAAACAGCGGATCAGAGGACTACGGCACGCAAGGTTTGCGTCAAAAAGGCTTTCTCTATATAAGTACATTCATTCAGAAACGGGGCAGTGTTTCGGGATGCGCATGTGTGTAGATCCACGTATAAATACTGCCGTTGTGTGACGAGACTAGCACCATAGGTCCACTCGGCTTGAACAAGTTGCGACAGAGGCAAGTAAAGAAAGTCCAACAGCACTTGCTGTACAGGGTCCAGAAGCGTTTCAGCCACTAATACGGTGCTTCTCAGAGGAATGGTCTCCCTTCCTTATCGACTACATCGCGCCGCAAACATCAGTCCACGAAACGGAAAGcctgtctcgccttttcACAAGCATTTTCTCGCCTGGCTTAGGGCACGCAGTGTGGAGAACAGGGACTACAAAAGATGGAAACCAGGCGCGCGTGAATTTTGCGGCCCCGACTGTGAGTTGAAGGAACACAACAAGCATGAAAAAGTAGACCGTCTCTGGGAAGTCCCAGACTTTGAATTGTGTCCTTGCTCGCGATCAACCGAAGAAGCCTTTGGAATTCAGCTAGGTTCATTTAAACAGTCAGTAGTGGAAAGGCGTGAGAACAGCCAAAACCTACTTATTGTTGATCCGTGGTTTGCGTAAAGAGTCAgattctgcatgcagcaacaAGCGCCACTACAACGGTTCTGGCCTGCAGGTAGGCAATCAAGAAGGTCCGTTCAGTCGTCAGGGTTCGCTCTGGTTCTGACAAAGAGGCATGATTTATTTTCTGTTCCTCCCGTTGTTTTCTAAGGGGCATCTTCTAGGTGTCCCGCGTATCTTGTCGATTGACGAGCTTGTATGTCTTCACAAAGTTCACGCATGCACTATCGAAGGCTCACGGTGACCCTGCGAGCACATTTTTTCGTGAGGCGAGGGccaggaaaacgaggaacttTTCGAAGTTTCAGGAATTCAGCACTGTGACCATGGTCTTTTCCTCCATACTGAGTAAAAAGAGACACTTTCACTTGAAGAAATGCTCACcacgctctctcttccatgGCATTTCCGTCGCCTGCGCACCGGGTTCTTCGGGGTCAGTCAAGTGTCAAGAAGAGGAATCAGGTAGTTTCGCGCCGCCTATGTTGGTGTTGCCACAACCTCGCATCGGTTTGTAAGCGGACTCTGTCGAATCTGTTTTCTGAAGGTGGCTCTATTGCAGCACACCTCACCGCTGCATGCCCAAGGTACAAGCTCCGGGAGTATCAACTTCTACGATGAAAACGGAAATATACTCCCTCGGACTAAGCTGCTTCTTCCTACTTACACTGCGTCAGATGCTGGTGTCTGAGTGTTGATTTGAAATTCGGTGACAATGTTACAGCATGGGTCGACTGTTGACACAGAGACATGTTTGCAGTCAATGGATTGAAGCCAGACTGTGGCCACGTCTACCACCTAGTGAGATTTGGTGTTTTGTAACGAATCCCTGAAACCGAAGAGTGCCGGGCTTGAGGAAACTGTGGAGGCTGAATTCATTGACCAGAAGAGAGTGTGGAAGGTGCCTATTTCAGGAAACGCGTAACGCAACCGCTGACACCTAGTTCACACCTGTGGAAGCTGGagtgttttctttcctgacCTGGTGGCTCCTCCTGGCTTGTCAAGCCCCGTACCGGCGGTGATACTCACAAAACGGGCAAAGCCATTTACAGACGTGCAAAACCAGTGTTTCTACCCTCACCACTTAAGCTTTCTAGAGAGTCTCGCAGCATGAACAGGTAATTCATTAGCGAGAAAGAACTTCACTGCATAAGAACAAGGCGTCGAACTCATGATTcatgtgtttcttcttgacACTAAAGAAGGGCCGAGCGTGGAAGTTCTCTAAGAAGATTTATTGGTTGCTACACGTGACAACATCCACTCTTCTAATCTACAACACACAATACAGCACGCGTTGCTCGTGTGTTTGGGCAGCCGAAAACATCGTGTTCGCCAGGTAACCGCAGAAGTACAAACACTACTAGTCTGCTGTCGCTGTCATCTTCAGCTCTCCGGCCCACCTCTGGCGGTTTGTAAGTTTATATTTCCCCAAGCACCAGCGTTGAAAGGACGCGAGTCACACTCCAACGTAGGGCAAGACTCAACAAGGACCGCTCCAGAGTACGGCTGATGCTCAGCCGCAGACGCGTCGGTTGTTTAAATTCATCGAAATGTTCAGTGGCCCAACTTCGTTGACTCACAACtgagagcggagaaaagcCTGCTTGCGGAAGTGACCCACTTCACAAGCCGGGTTCGTAGCACCATGTAGGACGCCTGGAGCGCAGGAAGTGGC
This genomic interval from Toxoplasma gondii ME49 chromosome VIIb, whole genome shotgun sequence contains the following:
- a CDS encoding hypothetical protein (encoded by transcript TGME49_258180~Predicted trans-membrane domain (TMHMM2.0):12-35) codes for the protein MDFVSVVASLRAFVRRLYMVVVNVVMSLITGMSELELLLSRYPFFSAGHKPSALTDKTVPCESPSDGPETCRLALARQLVEIEEFLRTRSSSTGIEAGLYSSTLPVEDLCQLICAECSVRSPAHREHLVDILRRIRRKQEAAVSIKARASEHFDPTCSESHRRLEHIWRLFFEKPLPPSFHCCSSFVGKPERRRQVSSTKSSSLHACSSSTTVLYSSSPSCAFPSFETHVPTSAAVCSGERGLVCLSQSENSVSPRGSSSEPARAALPGKDWKSVSSMPSTDKVESSRLSSSVEASFEGQESSWGELGFQHPLHDFRGAGCLGADCLLFLGQRFPEVAQRLLQDSHDEQFWMPFAATSINVVGWLLDMMDRRLLDVFLFACDETSFAADSAFEKVSKTSKFYSLTKQSDAHAASEDLTQDMEKPAETVDALAVPEVFFVLYAAVFTKFCQFWRSRQPENILQFGMVSMDFRERLKQAFKEFVSGREGGNMSAWEYFLESGVPEKRGRIYHTSEEVLHDIRACVEDRLHVTGNGKESVQSSPRRQEGTSPVNARRQTENCRLLRLVNAHMET